A DNA window from Fodinibius sp. Rm-B-1B1-1 contains the following coding sequences:
- a CDS encoding TonB-dependent receptor, with amino-acid sequence MNVRILTTFLLFVLASTYPSQAQNFDISGIVTDESNSPIAEANVYLSESRPDTTGAMPVEYKVKTTTDAEGTYHISDISPGQYQLIAYFPGKRTKTKHIEIADGDLEQDIQLVGFESTMSEVVVGGATAPTNGITRLQSVEGVTINESKKNEVLVLDDMVVNKATNNTRQVYAKVPGLNIWQSGDAGIQTSVGGRGLSPKRNSNFNTRQNGYDIAADALGYPESYYTPPVQALKRIEIIRGAASLQYGTQFGGMLNFKFKDGPENEPFQLNTNQSYGSFGLFNSFNSIGGSTGDVGYYGFYQYKTSNGWRPNSQLDQHTAYASFDLELSPNLAITPEYTHMYYLAQQPGGLTDTQFRDDPSQSNRERNWFKVNWNVFALDATYTFTSKTRINSRFFGLLAGRDALGNLQRIDRLDTGGERDLLKDDFQNWGNETRLIHRYNFLNGISVFLAGTRFYNGYTHRRQGNGPDGSDPVFNYLSPDNLTGSDFDLPSQNRSVFVENIFNITPNFSITPGLRFEYIKTEAKGYYRNTIRDLAGNTLVDERITENRSRERSFLLFGIGSSYRPNPSIEIYGNFSQNYRAMNFNDIRVDVGNLEVNPDIQDERGFNADLGIRGQVNDLFQYDITAFHLSYEDRIGTVLRTEPNPKFNNLVDRTFRYRTNIADAKIYGIESFAEFDILSLFERDPKAKLSLFTNLALIHATYTDSDEPGIEGNDVELVPPMNFKTGLTFAQHGFEVSYQFSYVAKHYSDASNARRTPTAIEGIIPSYKVMDLSAKYSYNRFTFEGGVNNLMDEKYFTRRATGYPGPGIIPAKVRNFYISVGIQI; translated from the coding sequence ATGAACGTTCGTATTTTAACAACTTTTCTACTTTTTGTTTTAGCCTCGACCTATCCAAGTCAAGCACAAAACTTTGATATTTCGGGCATAGTAACTGACGAGAGCAATTCTCCCATAGCCGAGGCAAATGTTTATCTTTCCGAAAGTAGACCGGATACAACTGGGGCAATGCCTGTAGAATACAAAGTAAAAACAACCACCGATGCTGAAGGTACCTATCACATCTCTGATATTTCACCCGGACAATATCAGCTTATTGCCTATTTCCCAGGGAAACGTACAAAAACCAAACACATTGAAATTGCTGACGGAGATTTAGAACAGGATATTCAGTTAGTTGGCTTCGAAAGCACCATGTCTGAAGTGGTAGTAGGGGGAGCAACTGCTCCAACCAATGGTATCACGCGGTTGCAATCTGTAGAAGGCGTAACAATCAACGAGAGCAAAAAAAATGAGGTTCTTGTACTCGATGATATGGTCGTCAATAAAGCCACCAATAATACGCGTCAGGTCTATGCCAAGGTACCTGGCCTCAATATTTGGCAAAGTGGCGATGCCGGCATCCAAACAAGCGTTGGCGGACGTGGGCTCAGCCCAAAACGAAACTCAAACTTCAATACCCGTCAAAATGGTTACGATATTGCTGCTGATGCACTTGGATATCCTGAAAGCTACTATACACCCCCTGTACAAGCTTTAAAACGGATAGAAATTATCCGGGGAGCAGCTTCGCTACAGTACGGTACGCAATTTGGTGGAATGCTCAACTTTAAATTCAAAGATGGGCCTGAAAACGAACCCTTCCAACTCAACACCAATCAATCGTACGGCTCCTTTGGATTATTTAATTCATTCAACAGCATCGGCGGCTCCACAGGCGATGTTGGCTATTATGGATTTTACCAGTACAAAACGAGCAACGGCTGGCGTCCCAATTCACAACTCGATCAACATACTGCTTATGCTTCCTTTGATCTCGAGCTAAGCCCAAACTTAGCTATTACGCCCGAATATACCCACATGTACTATTTGGCCCAGCAACCCGGCGGATTAACGGATACCCAATTTCGGGATGACCCCAGCCAATCAAATAGAGAGCGCAATTGGTTCAAAGTAAACTGGAATGTATTTGCTCTTGATGCCACTTATACCTTCACCAGTAAAACGAGAATCAATAGCCGCTTTTTTGGGCTGTTGGCCGGACGTGATGCGCTTGGAAACCTTCAGCGCATTGATCGACTGGATACCGGCGGCGAACGCGATTTGCTTAAAGATGATTTTCAGAATTGGGGTAATGAAACACGCCTGATCCACCGCTATAATTTTCTTAATGGGATCTCAGTCTTTTTGGCCGGAACTCGCTTTTATAACGGCTATACTCACCGTCGACAAGGTAATGGGCCCGACGGCAGCGATCCCGTATTCAACTACCTTTCTCCAGATAACTTAACTGGCTCAGATTTTGATCTACCCAGCCAGAACCGATCTGTTTTTGTAGAAAACATTTTTAACATCACCCCTAACTTCAGCATCACACCCGGCTTACGATTTGAATATATCAAAACCGAAGCTAAGGGCTATTATCGCAATACTATTCGCGACTTAGCCGGAAACACCTTAGTGGATGAACGCATTACTGAAAACCGTAGCCGAGAACGGTCGTTCCTGCTTTTTGGAATAGGATCGAGTTATCGTCCGAATCCGTCAATCGAAATTTACGGTAACTTTTCCCAGAACTACCGAGCCATGAATTTCAATGATATTCGGGTAGATGTGGGCAATTTAGAAGTCAATCCCGACATACAGGATGAACGCGGATTTAATGCCGATTTAGGCATTCGGGGACAGGTTAATGACCTTTTTCAATATGATATAACCGCCTTCCATCTTTCGTATGAGGATCGCATCGGCACCGTTTTGCGAACCGAACCGAATCCAAAATTCAACAACCTCGTCGATCGTACGTTCCGATATCGAACCAACATTGCTGATGCGAAAATTTATGGCATAGAATCTTTTGCCGAATTTGATATACTATCTCTTTTTGAGCGAGATCCTAAAGCCAAGCTCTCACTTTTTACAAACCTTGCGCTCATCCATGCCACGTACACTGATTCTGATGAACCCGGCATTGAAGGAAATGATGTAGAACTTGTTCCACCGATGAATTTTAAAACGGGACTTACCTTTGCCCAACATGGCTTCGAGGTTTCTTACCAATTCTCGTATGTAGCCAAACACTATTCGGATGCTTCCAATGCACGTCGTACTCCTACTGCAATCGAAGGTATCATTCCATCCTACAAAGTAATGGACCTGTCAGCCAAATATAGTTACAACAGATTCACATTTGAGGGGGGCGTCAACAATTTGATGGATGAAAAATATTTTACGCGCCGAGCGACAGGATATCCCGGTCCGGGTATTATCCCCGCCAAAGTTCGCAACTTTTATATCTCAGTAGGCATTCAAATTTAA
- a CDS encoding HTTM domain-containing protein, translating into MIPEAIKKHISGQVSIAPLAVFRFLFGFIMLVSVLRFAANGWIYELYVKPDYFFTFYGFDWVTPLGETGMYLLFLGMGLAAISIMLGYYYRLGITFFFLAFTYVELIDKTNYLNHYYFVSIISFLLTFVPANRYFSLDVLRNPSLKREKVPAWTINIFKLQLGLVYFFAGAAKLHPDWLLNAMPMRIWLPANADLPIIGSLLEYTSTAYIFSWAGALYDLTIAFFLLWKPTRIFAYLTVIIFHLMTYALFQIGMFPFIMILSTLIFFSADFHQKIIITLSKLANHLPFNFRTSSSCRKEEWKLNKNGTTLIAGILGIHFILQLLLPLRFALYPGNLFWTEQGYRFSWRVMLMEKAGHTTFTVTNPKTNKQWQVQNYNYLTPNQEKMMATQPDMILQFAHFLEEEYQKQGITDVKVTAESYVTLNGRRSQPMVNPNINLTKKERGFAHKEWILPFNENQQNWFRNLQE; encoded by the coding sequence ATGATCCCCGAGGCGATTAAAAAACATATTTCAGGCCAGGTATCTATTGCCCCACTGGCGGTTTTTCGCTTCCTATTTGGATTCATTATGCTCGTCAGTGTTCTCCGCTTTGCCGCCAACGGCTGGATATACGAGCTCTATGTTAAACCCGATTACTTCTTCACCTTTTATGGCTTTGATTGGGTAACCCCGCTGGGCGAAACCGGCATGTACCTTCTTTTTTTGGGGATGGGACTCGCTGCCATCTCCATCATGTTGGGTTATTACTACCGCCTTGGAATTACCTTTTTCTTCCTGGCCTTCACCTATGTTGAACTCATCGATAAAACCAATTACCTGAACCACTACTACTTTGTCAGCATTATCAGTTTTCTGCTGACGTTCGTCCCCGCCAACCGTTACTTTTCACTGGATGTCCTTCGCAACCCTTCGCTTAAAAGAGAGAAGGTACCGGCCTGGACGATCAACATCTTCAAACTACAATTGGGACTTGTCTACTTCTTTGCGGGAGCAGCCAAACTGCACCCCGACTGGCTACTCAACGCCATGCCCATGCGTATCTGGCTACCCGCCAACGCCGATCTTCCGATTATTGGATCGCTACTGGAATATACCTCCACAGCCTACATTTTTAGCTGGGCCGGCGCACTCTATGACCTCACCATTGCGTTTTTCCTCCTCTGGAAACCTACGCGAATCTTTGCTTATCTCACCGTCATCATTTTTCACCTGATGACGTACGCCCTGTTCCAGATCGGCATGTTTCCCTTTATTATGATTTTGTCTACACTCATCTTCTTTTCAGCTGATTTCCATCAAAAAATAATTATTACCCTTTCGAAGCTGGCCAATCACCTTCCTTTCAATTTCAGAACTTCATCCTCCTGCAGAAAAGAAGAATGGAAGCTTAATAAAAATGGTACCACGCTAATTGCAGGAATTCTGGGAATCCATTTCATCCTACAGTTATTATTACCACTGAGATTTGCCTTGTACCCTGGCAACCTCTTTTGGACAGAACAGGGCTATCGGTTTTCATGGCGGGTAATGCTGATGGAAAAAGCAGGTCATACCACTTTCACCGTCACAAATCCCAAAACGAACAAACAATGGCAGGTACAGAATTACAATTACCTGACTCCAAATCAGGAAAAAATGATGGCTACCCAGCCGGATATGATTTTACAATTTGCCCATTTTCTCGAAGAAGAATACCAAAAACAGGGGATAACAGACGTCAAAGTTACAGCTGAAAGTTATGTGACACTTAATGGACGACGTAGCCAGCCAATGGTTAATCCCAACATAAATCTTACTAAAAAAGAACGGGGATTCGCCCACAAAGAATGGATACTTCCATTTAACGAAAATCAACAAAATTGGTTCAGAAATCTACAGGAATGA
- a CDS encoding imelysin family protein has product MLQHKTPYFSILLLFFVVACSSSTNPDETTNFDRAAMLENYGNNIILPAFEDMQSAVNELQTAADNFKTERTTGQLENLQTTLKQSRLAWQNVSPFQFGPAESVLLRASLNTYPTDTDKISENIESGDYSMESISNQDAAGLPALDYLLHGVGGTNEEILAAYTTDPNAQNRLDYLLENINYIKSKVDKATSEWQTSGGDYIGMFLSEDNAGTDVGSSLGMLINSYVMHYERFLRDGKIGIPAGVRSAGTPRPVTVEAYYGGYSAELAVANFEQVERIFTGGNSRGLDDNLEALNAGDLADEIQTQIDETKTALEALNDPLSQQIEENKDPVLTVFEEMQQVVTLVKADMTSILGITITYQDNDGD; this is encoded by the coding sequence ATGTTACAACACAAAACGCCCTACTTTTCAATACTGCTACTTTTCTTTGTAGTTGCATGCAGCAGCAGTACCAATCCCGATGAAACAACAAACTTTGACCGTGCAGCAATGCTGGAAAATTATGGCAATAATATTATTTTGCCAGCATTTGAAGATATGCAATCCGCTGTTAATGAATTGCAGACAGCCGCAGATAATTTTAAAACTGAACGTACTACAGGCCAATTAGAAAACCTCCAGACCACCTTAAAACAAAGCCGGTTGGCCTGGCAAAATGTAAGTCCATTCCAATTTGGACCCGCAGAGTCTGTTTTATTACGAGCCTCGCTAAACACCTATCCCACAGATACGGATAAAATCAGCGAAAATATAGAATCCGGCGACTATTCCATGGAATCGATCAGCAACCAAGATGCAGCCGGACTCCCTGCCCTGGACTATTTGCTACATGGCGTAGGGGGTACCAATGAAGAGATTTTAGCCGCATACACTACTGATCCCAATGCTCAGAATCGTCTCGATTATCTGCTCGAAAATATCAACTATATCAAAAGTAAGGTTGACAAAGCAACCAGCGAATGGCAAACATCTGGTGGCGATTACATTGGTATGTTCTTAAGTGAAGATAACGCAGGCACCGATGTAGGAAGTTCGCTGGGTATGCTTATCAACAGCTACGTTATGCACTATGAGCGGTTTTTACGTGATGGGAAAATTGGCATACCCGCCGGTGTTCGCAGCGCTGGGACCCCACGTCCTGTAACCGTAGAAGCATATTATGGAGGCTACTCTGCTGAATTAGCTGTTGCCAATTTTGAACAAGTTGAACGCATTTTTACTGGTGGCAACAGCCGTGGACTTGATGACAATCTTGAAGCGCTCAATGCCGGTGATTTGGCGGATGAAATCCAAACACAAATTGATGAGACCAAAACTGCTTTGGAAGCACTTAACGATCCACTTTCGCAGCAGATCGAAGAAAATAAGGATCCAGTCCTCACTGTTTTTGAGGAGATGCAGCAAGTCGTAACACTCGTAAAGGCAGACATGACTTCCATCCTTGGCATCACCATCACCTACCAAGATAACGACGGCGACTAA
- a CDS encoding DUF4856 domain-containing protein, whose translation MHFSNRTQLLITVPMLAIALLISSCDISGSDGDNDNTIQAPDNYEFTRNGESTVAYPGQNDRLDMVEEMKAYIATANDGEILSEQALNDMFENTGGNGGEHFSFDSEKQLKNKTFGPDLDNNLFENIFADAEAASENGSAGIRANENGTAGLMEREDSGNDILVDEKGREFTQLVEKGLMGAVFYNQIFNAYLTDEKIGPNIENSETEEGANYTAKEHHFDEAFGYFNAPADFESDWPDDRSNELRFWSKYSNGSDAQLGFNDTIMDAFIMGRTAIVNDDQSELNNQVNVLYEELELLSAATAVHYINSTLGHLNNGNRGEAHHALSEAWAFVNALKYSPVKKITPEQINQIINTDFGDNGNFWNVTPEGLNNAKSTLVETYPDLESVQGQL comes from the coding sequence ATGCACTTTTCAAATCGTACCCAACTACTAATAACTGTACCCATGTTGGCTATTGCTTTGCTGATTTCTTCTTGTGACATCAGCGGCAGTGACGGCGACAACGATAACACCATCCAGGCTCCAGACAATTATGAATTCACCCGTAATGGTGAGTCGACTGTAGCTTATCCCGGTCAAAATGATCGATTGGATATGGTAGAAGAAATGAAAGCTTATATCGCTACTGCTAATGATGGAGAAATTCTGTCTGAACAAGCACTCAACGATATGTTTGAAAATACCGGTGGAAATGGCGGCGAACATTTCTCTTTTGACTCTGAAAAACAGCTCAAAAACAAAACCTTTGGGCCCGATCTCGACAATAATCTTTTTGAGAACATTTTTGCTGATGCTGAAGCTGCCAGTGAAAATGGAAGCGCCGGTATTCGAGCTAATGAAAATGGCACTGCTGGACTTATGGAACGAGAAGACAGCGGCAACGATATCCTTGTAGATGAAAAGGGACGTGAATTTACCCAGCTTGTTGAAAAGGGATTAATGGGCGCTGTGTTTTATAACCAAATTTTCAATGCCTACCTCACTGATGAAAAAATTGGTCCGAATATTGAAAACAGTGAGACCGAAGAAGGGGCTAATTACACCGCCAAAGAACACCACTTTGATGAAGCATTCGGTTACTTTAACGCTCCCGCTGATTTCGAATCAGACTGGCCTGACGATCGCTCCAACGAGCTTCGCTTCTGGAGTAAATATTCTAACGGCTCTGACGCTCAACTCGGCTTTAACGATACCATTATGGATGCGTTCATCATGGGACGGACTGCGATCGTTAATGACGATCAAAGTGAGCTGAATAACCAAGTTAATGTACTCTATGAAGAGCTTGAGTTACTCTCGGCAGCAACGGCTGTACATTACATTAATAGTACACTTGGTCACCTGAATAATGGAAATCGTGGCGAAGCTCACCATGCATTATCAGAAGCTTGGGCATTTGTGAATGCACTTAAATATAGTCCAGTCAAAAAAATTACGCCTGAGCAAATTAACCAAATCATAAACACTGATTTTGGTGATAATGGCAACTTCTGGAATGTTACGCCAGAAGGCTTGAACAATGCTAAATCTACTCTTGTAGAAACGTATCCTGATCTTGAATCAGTACAAGGTCAACTGTAA
- a CDS encoding carboxymuconolactone decarboxylase family protein encodes MSKIENNRLEKFRKEREEANEKVFDLDHLGIKRFFNLDNNTYKDGALPAQTKELLGLVASAVMRCNDCIDYHLEECAKSGYSKDEIVDAMNVALVVGGSIVIPHLRHAVDTLEILEEEGHLQS; translated from the coding sequence ATGAGCAAAATTGAAAATAACCGGTTAGAGAAATTTCGAAAAGAACGCGAAGAGGCTAACGAAAAAGTTTTTGACTTAGATCATCTTGGAATTAAACGCTTTTTCAATCTCGATAATAATACTTACAAAGACGGTGCTTTGCCTGCACAAACGAAAGAGTTGTTAGGTTTAGTAGCATCAGCCGTGATGCGATGTAATGATTGTATTGATTATCATTTGGAGGAGTGTGCTAAAAGTGGATATTCCAAAGATGAAATTGTTGATGCTATGAATGTGGCTTTAGTGGTGGGGGGCAGTATCGTAATTCCGCACTTGCGTCATGCTGTTGATACGTTGGAAATATTGGAGGAAGAAGGTCATCTACAATCATAA
- a CDS encoding uroporphyrinogen-III synthase — translation MSHSVLLTAAHEDTEVFRSKLEEQPVSVLHYPLERYQSLEDNGDILDALENLEEYENIVHGSKRNAQFWIEWLQEFDKIKEARNQLNLALDQHTASYLEEQGIPAVHPHADGEAINLLEFMLRIKRIGKTLYPCGDKTAEDLPALLRELDIEVDELVLFTLEGPEELNLEEYRKDFAAHQPEFIIFHSRRSVNRTLAAFPNANYEDAMVISGDQAVTDKLATEGIEVDQQAEGSWDSILEIIKKE, via the coding sequence ATGAGTCATTCTGTTTTACTTACCGCAGCACACGAAGACACCGAAGTGTTTCGGTCAAAGCTTGAAGAGCAACCCGTTTCGGTATTGCATTATCCGTTAGAGCGATATCAGTCGCTGGAAGACAATGGAGATATCTTGGATGCGTTGGAGAATTTAGAAGAGTATGAAAATATCGTACATGGCAGTAAGCGGAATGCACAATTCTGGATTGAGTGGTTACAGGAATTTGATAAAATAAAAGAGGCGAGAAACCAGTTGAATCTGGCACTTGATCAGCATACAGCAAGTTACCTCGAAGAACAGGGCATTCCTGCGGTACATCCACACGCTGATGGGGAGGCGATTAATCTGCTCGAATTTATGCTTCGTATAAAACGCATTGGTAAAACGTTGTATCCCTGTGGGGATAAAACCGCAGAAGACCTGCCGGCATTGCTTCGAGAGTTGGATATCGAAGTGGATGAATTGGTTTTGTTTACTTTGGAGGGGCCGGAAGAGTTGAATTTAGAAGAGTATCGCAAAGATTTTGCCGCTCATCAGCCAGAGTTCATTATTTTTCATTCTCGTCGTTCCGTTAATCGTACGTTGGCGGCCTTCCCCAATGCCAATTATGAGGATGCTATGGTAATTTCTGGGGATCAGGCGGTAACTGACAAATTAGCGACCGAAGGTATTGAAGTTGATCAACAGGCCGAAGGCAGCTGGGATTCTATTTTAGAGATTATTAAAAAGGAATGA
- a CDS encoding endonuclease MutS2: protein MHLFPEHLSDKIGFESIRKATLKKAQSEMARNQLNTMMPFSDRDVIERRLQQTKEMMDLLLNDSAFPLRNLHDVRDYLEKARPQNSIIPLQAFVEILELSITARIVKSFINQREEHYPTLKDIAVGLIPLKDLEDTLQDVLTENGELRSDASPKLQSIRNKINKRRNDLRTTINRVMGRLSKEGMTSDEGATIRNGRMVIPVQAEYKRKVKGFVHDVSSSGQTVYVEPVDALEINNEIRELESEEKQEIDRILRELTTHVRKNRDSIRQNLETLTTFDVISAKARLSIELDGFVPVISETPHLYLKEAYNPLLLLKNLSLSEGQQEKVVPLDMELTKDERCLVITGPNAGGKSVALKTLGLCCMMIQSGFAIPARDSSELPIFESIFVDMGDDQSIENDLSTFSSRLEWMKHTLANADEDSLVLIDEAAAGTDPEEGGALFQSLIEILMARNTKTLVTTHHGSLKVFAHDHEYAVNGSMEFDQDTLSPTYRFKKGVPGSSYAFEIAERMNLQSVLLSSARTLLGESKSNMETLISELEAKTQEAEELKEKYDELQSHTQKERNRYEEKRSALEKEKEEIREKALKEAKEIMDSANRKIEEAVERIVEKGQKDDEAIKEARKEVEAHRQKVESDLHELEEEQQEQYQDSSEKPKVGDLVRLKDANTTGELKEVNGNKAVISAGGLRVKTKYNKLIKVEDASDRKPKKQKVKVNFEDGSRFKMVKPQLSIRGMRGDAAMKKVQRYIDDAVAAGRSDVQIIHGKGEGILKKLVHEYLNKRNEVKGYEMAPISQGGAGCTIVRFK, encoded by the coding sequence ATGCACTTATTCCCGGAACACCTGAGCGATAAAATTGGATTTGAGTCGATTCGAAAAGCTACACTCAAAAAAGCACAATCTGAGATGGCTCGTAATCAGCTCAATACCATGATGCCATTTTCAGATCGAGATGTTATTGAGCGACGACTGCAGCAAACCAAGGAAATGATGGATCTGCTGCTCAACGACTCGGCCTTCCCTCTTCGGAACCTGCACGACGTCCGTGATTACCTCGAAAAGGCTCGTCCCCAAAATAGCATTATTCCACTGCAGGCTTTTGTGGAAATCCTGGAACTTAGTATTACAGCCCGAATTGTAAAATCGTTTATCAATCAGCGTGAAGAACACTACCCGACCCTTAAAGACATAGCAGTAGGACTCATTCCGCTAAAAGATCTGGAAGACACCTTACAGGATGTCCTTACTGAAAACGGTGAGCTCCGCAGTGATGCCAGTCCCAAGCTCCAAAGTATCCGAAACAAAATTAACAAGCGTCGCAACGATCTTCGCACAACCATTAATCGGGTGATGGGACGTCTATCAAAAGAAGGAATGACGTCTGATGAGGGAGCCACGATCCGTAACGGACGCATGGTAATTCCCGTGCAGGCCGAATACAAACGCAAGGTCAAGGGCTTTGTGCATGATGTCTCTTCATCAGGACAAACGGTATATGTAGAACCGGTGGATGCGCTTGAAATTAATAACGAAATTCGTGAGTTGGAATCCGAAGAGAAACAAGAGATCGATCGTATTCTGCGTGAGCTCACCACTCATGTTCGCAAAAATCGCGATTCCATCCGCCAAAACCTGGAAACCCTTACTACCTTTGATGTTATCTCCGCAAAAGCGCGGCTTAGTATTGAGTTGGATGGATTTGTGCCCGTAATATCAGAAACACCACACCTGTATCTAAAAGAAGCATATAACCCACTCCTGTTGCTTAAAAATTTATCCCTTTCCGAAGGCCAACAGGAAAAAGTGGTACCGTTGGATATGGAATTGACTAAAGATGAGCGATGCTTGGTCATAACGGGTCCCAATGCGGGTGGGAAATCGGTTGCGCTTAAAACGTTGGGACTATGCTGTATGATGATTCAATCCGGCTTTGCTATTCCGGCCCGGGACAGTTCCGAGCTCCCTATCTTCGAAAGCATTTTTGTTGATATGGGCGATGACCAATCCATTGAAAATGATTTAAGCACCTTTTCGTCACGACTCGAATGGATGAAGCATACGCTGGCAAATGCTGATGAGGATAGCTTGGTGCTAATCGACGAGGCCGCGGCCGGAACTGATCCCGAGGAAGGGGGAGCGCTGTTTCAATCCCTCATCGAAATTCTAATGGCGCGTAATACCAAAACCTTAGTGACTACGCACCATGGATCGCTCAAAGTCTTTGCCCATGATCACGAATACGCCGTGAATGGCTCAATGGAATTTGATCAGGATACTTTGTCTCCAACTTATCGTTTTAAAAAAGGCGTACCGGGTAGCAGCTATGCTTTTGAAATTGCCGAGCGGATGAATCTCCAAAGTGTATTGCTGTCCAGTGCTCGCACGTTACTTGGCGAATCAAAAAGTAATATGGAAACGCTCATCAGTGAGCTGGAAGCTAAGACCCAAGAAGCTGAAGAGCTCAAAGAAAAATATGACGAGCTTCAATCCCACACCCAGAAAGAGCGAAATCGTTATGAAGAAAAGCGCTCCGCCCTTGAAAAAGAGAAAGAAGAAATTCGAGAGAAAGCACTGAAAGAGGCCAAAGAAATTATGGACTCCGCCAACCGGAAAATTGAGGAAGCCGTGGAGCGCATTGTTGAAAAAGGCCAGAAAGATGATGAAGCCATTAAAGAGGCACGCAAAGAAGTTGAAGCCCACCGCCAAAAGGTAGAATCGGATTTACACGAACTGGAAGAAGAGCAACAAGAGCAGTATCAGGATTCCTCAGAAAAGCCTAAGGTTGGTGACCTTGTCCGTCTTAAAGATGCAAACACAACGGGTGAGCTCAAAGAAGTAAACGGCAATAAGGCAGTTATTTCTGCAGGTGGACTGCGGGTAAAAACGAAGTACAATAAGCTCATTAAAGTGGAAGATGCCTCGGATCGAAAGCCGAAAAAACAAAAGGTGAAAGTGAACTTTGAGGATGGCAGTCGGTTTAAAATGGTAAAACCCCAACTCAGCATCCGAGGCATGCGTGGTGATGCTGCTATGAAGAAAGTACAACGTTATATTGATGATGCCGTTGCAGCCGGACGGAGTGACGTGCAGATTATCCACGGCAAAGGCGAAGGCATCCTAAAAAAGTTGGTGCACGAATATCTAAATAAGCGAAATGAAGTTAAGGGATACGAGATGGCGCCAATCTCTCAAGGCGGTGCCGGTTGTACAATAGTGAGATTTAAGTGA
- a CDS encoding PhzF family phenazine biosynthesis protein has protein sequence MKLPIYQVDAFASNPFEGNPAAVCPLDEWLTDDLMQQIAMENNLSETAFFVEQDEGYRLRWFTPTTEVDLCGHATLASAHVLFEHLNYDQKTIRFDSNSGELNVQEEDDRLVMNFPTAQLNKAETPSFLEKAVGISANELYRDTDYLYVVDNEEQVRSLDPDIRALAKADVRGIIVTAPSDEYDFVSRFFAPAAGVDEDPVTGSAHTMLTPYWSKRLDRETLVGRQVSKRGGTVYCHHKESRVEIAGETCTVMQGEFSI, from the coding sequence ATGAAATTACCCATTTACCAAGTTGATGCTTTTGCTTCGAACCCCTTCGAAGGTAATCCTGCTGCTGTTTGTCCGCTGGATGAATGGCTGACCGATGATCTGATGCAACAGATTGCCATGGAAAATAACCTTTCCGAAACAGCTTTTTTTGTTGAGCAGGATGAGGGCTATCGGCTACGGTGGTTTACGCCTACAACCGAAGTAGATTTATGTGGACATGCCACACTGGCTTCGGCGCATGTACTTTTCGAGCATCTTAATTACGATCAGAAAACGATCCGGTTTGATTCCAACAGTGGTGAACTAAACGTGCAGGAGGAAGATGATAGACTGGTAATGAATTTTCCGACGGCTCAACTAAATAAAGCCGAAACACCATCATTTTTAGAGAAAGCAGTAGGTATTTCTGCCAATGAGCTCTATCGGGATACTGATTATTTGTATGTGGTTGATAATGAAGAACAAGTTCGAAGTTTAGATCCTGATATCCGAGCGTTGGCTAAAGCCGATGTGCGTGGTATTATTGTTACGGCTCCAAGCGACGAATACGATTTTGTATCTCGTTTTTTTGCCCCGGCGGCTGGCGTTGATGAAGATCCGGTGACGGGCTCGGCGCATACCATGTTGACACCTTATTGGAGTAAAAGGCTTGATAGAGAAACGTTGGTCGGCCGACAAGTTTCTAAAAGAGGGGGCACAGTATATTGTCATCATAAAGAAAGTAGGGTGGAAATAGCCGGAGAAACCTGTACTGTAATGCAAGGAGAGTTCAGTATCTGA